CGCCGTGTCGAATCTCGAAGTACAGCTTAGGCCCGTCGATACTTCCCGTCTCACCCACCACCCCCACCACTTCCGACTCCCCGACTCGATCTCCCGCCTTTTTGCGCAGGCGGTCCAGATGAGCCATCAAGCTGTAATAATGCTGGCCATGGTCGATGATCATCAGGTTTCCGTAACCCTTGAACCACCCCGCAAACACCACCACCCCGGGATGAATCGCCTTCACGGGTTCTCCCGCCGGGGCCCGAAGGATAATGCCATTATTATATAAAATTGAATAATATGGAGAATCTTTTTTTCCTTCTTTCCCGGTGAACACCTGTCCGGAGGCGGGAAGGGGGAGTTGGCCGCGCCGCTGCGAAAACGGGACGGGGTCGGCCTCTGGATCGGCGGCACGGCTCTTCCGCTCGCCGAAAACGGCGCCGCCGGGCTCTCCAGCCTTCAGGCGGGGTTCTTCCTGAAGGCATACCAAGAGCTGTATCTTTTCGTTTCTGAGCTCTTCCAGGACCGCCTTCTTCTCCTCCAGCCGCGACTGGACAGCGGCACGGCTTCTTTCCTTTTCTTCAAGTTCCCTCCGGAGCGCTTCCAGGGACGTCTGTTCCGCGTTGAGCGCGGCGAACAGAACCTTATCGCTTTTCAGCAGCTCACCCATCGCCTTGACGGCATGGATCCCCGACTCCAGGTCGCCCGCCGTCAGCAGGGGAAACAGGTAGCCCATTCCACTGAACTTGTAGAGCGCCACCAGGCGGGATTCCAGTTTCTCCCGCAACGCCTGAAGGGCGATCCGGGACTGCTCGAGGCGTTCCTCCAGGTCCTGCCGGCGCTCTTCGAGCGCTTCACGTTCCCTGGCTGCTTCCTCCAGTTTTGAAGCGACCCGAGTCATTTTTGCTTCCAGGGTCTCCAGTTGATCGAGAATCCGTTCCCGCCGTCCATCGGCCCCCGAAGCGAGCTCCGCCGGACCCTCGGGTCGGGCGGCCCGTCCGGCAGGTACCGTGCAAACCCACGCGAGGAGAGCGATCAGAGTCACCACGAGGGAGTCGGTCATCCGCTTCGTCATGATCGTTTCAGACCTTCAGGAACCGTCTCAGTGCCAGCCAGGACCCGAGGCAGCTCAACAAAACGCCGACCAGGAGCAACCCGAAAAGGCATTCCAGGATCTCTTGCGGCCCCAGCGCAAGGGTCTCGGCCAGCGGTTCGGGAAGAATGCGCCGCGCCGCCAGCAAGGCAAACGTCAGGGGCCCTGCGGCCAGGACGCCCCCCATCACGCCCTGAAGTAATCCTTCGAGAACAAACGGCAGCCGAATGAATCCCTCCGTCGCTCCAACGATCGAATAAACTTCGATTTCGTTCCGCCTTGCGAGGACGGTCAACTTCACCGTGTTGGAGACGATGAGAGTGGTCGCAAAAAAGAGCAAAGCCACCAGAGCGATTCCCACCACCTGGATCAAGTGCAGCGCCCCTTCGATCTTCCGCTGCCAGACGCTTCCCGAATAGACGTCCTCCACTTCGGCGATGGCTTCGATCTTTTCCACGAGCCCGTCCATCTCCTCGGCCGTAACTGCTCCAGGGCGAAACGAAATTTCCAAAGAATCCGGCAACGGATTGCTTTCAAAGCCGTCGAAAACGTCCCGCCAGCGGTCCAGCCTTTCCTGAAGACGCCGCCAGGCCTCTTCCCTGGGCACGGGGACCACTGAATCCACCTCAGGCCACCTTTCCAATTCTCTGGCCAGGGCGTGCAGGCGGTCGTCGGAGACACCATCTCGCAGGTAGGCGACCGCCTTGGCTTCCGCCATCCATTGAGGCACCCATTGCCGGACCGCCCAAAACGCGACCGAAAAAGTCCCCAGAAGGAGCAGGCAGAGCGCCAGCGTGAGAACACTCAGCGAAGTGGCGAAGAGGTTCACCTTCAGGTTTTCGACCGCTCGCCGCAGGTGAAAAAGGAATCGTTCTATAACCAAGGATCCCCCGTTGGCCTGCCGGAGCAGGGCTGCCGGCCGATGGGTGCGTCTTCGTGGAACCGCCCGCCTTCGATCCGCACCTTCCGGCTTTCGGGAAAAAGCCCCGGCAATCGCGCGTCGTGGGTGGCCACAATCACCGTCGCTCCGCGGAAATGGATCTCCTTGAACAGCTCCATAACCCGCTCGGACGAACACTCGTCCAGGTTCCCGGTGGGCTCGTCCGCCAGAACGATTTTGGGATCGTTGGCCACCGCCCGGGCAATGGCCACCCGCTGCTGTTCCCCCCCGGACAGCTGCCGGCACGGCAGCGACGCTTTGGCCTCGAGCCCCACGAAACGAAGGATGTAATGCACTTTCTTCTGGATGTAGGCGCTGGGTCTGCCGACGACTTCCAGGGGCAGAGCCACGTTCTTCAAAACGGAAGCCGATCCCAGGAGCTTGAAGTCCTGGAAGACCATCCCCACCTGCCGCCTCAAAGCGGGAATGTCGCGCCTGGGCAGGCGTCTCAAGTTTCGGCCGTCGATGACGATCTGCCCCTCACTGAGGGGTTCCAAGGCCAAAAGAAGCTTCAAGAAGGTGGTCTTTCCAGCACCGCTCGGCCCCATCAGAAAAACGAACTGGCCTTGCTGGATCTGGAGGTTGGCATCCCGGATCACCTCGTGTCCCCTGACATAGCGCTTGCCTACATTGAAACACTGGATCAGCGCCCCTCCCGCTCCGGCTTCCGGCCGAGATCCCCCGAACCCAGGGCGCAGCGGGGACGCCCGCCTTTCACTCATGCCGCCCTCCAGAAACGCCCGAAACCGGTTCCCACCGGCAACCGGAAGACGCCCCGTTTCGCAACCCCGCCGGAGAACGGTCCGGGATCGGGCGGACAACCGTCCCAGTCCCTCGAAAATTCAGGGAATCCCGTTATCGCCTTTACAGCGGAGGCTCTTGATCGTTCCAATCTCCGGCAATTCATAAAACCGGCGGTGCCCGCTCCCCTGGCGATCCTTTCCCGCGCGCCATATCCTTCAGGCAAGACGACCATCAGGTCTTAGGAGATTGCCTCATCCCTGTCAAGGCGGTATAAAACCGCTTGAGCGACCCCGGAACGTTCCGGCGTTCCGGAAAACCACGAACACACGGGAGCGGAAGATGGCTGAAATCAAAAGCACCCTGGATCTCGTCATGGAAAAGACCAGGGACCTGGTGCTTTCCCGCGAAGAACGGAAGGCGATGGAACGTGAAGAGCAGATGAAAAAAGTGCCGGCGGCGGTCCAGCGCTACCTCGAGGGCGCCACCGGCCTTGAACGGCTTCTGGAAGAACTGGATGATTTTCCCGAGCATCTGAAACCGGAAATCCGGTGCCTGGCCAAGCGGTGCCTCCTGGACGCCCTGGTACCCGGAGAAGGGGGCGTCCGGTCCCGGGACGCCCTGGCCGCACTGGCCGAGGACCGGGAAAAACCCTGGCGGGAACAGCTTGCCCTGCTGTTCGAAGATCACGAACGCAGCCGGCGTGAGATGCTTCCCCGAATCCGAGCGGAACACCTGGAAGCCTTGGCCGCTGAAGGCATCCGGGGCGATGCCGTTGTGGTGCGGCCGGAAAGGAGTTCACAATGGCAGGCCGTTCAGCAGGAGCTCTCCAGCAGGTTGGAAGAAATACGGGCGGCCTGGCGGGCTCAGCTCGCTTCAGACTAGGCTGTGTTGGCAAAGTCGGTTGGGTGCAGATCTTTTGCTTCTTGTTCCCAAGCTCCAGCTTGGGAACACAACTGTGCAGAAGCTCCAGCTTCGGTGGGGCCGTTCCCAAGCTGGAGCTTGGGAACAAGGGGAAAAAAGCGCCAGATCAAAGTCGATTGGATGGAACAGGTATTGACCGCGCCGGAGGTGATCGAAACCGATCCGGTGGACCCGGACTTGGAACATCGCCTGGCGCGCATTGCTGAGTTCGTCAATCGGGTGCTACGGGTGATTGTCAACGCTAAGAAAAGGCCACCGCATGTTGTGACCGCATTTTTTGATCGAAGGAGGACCACTCAATGAAACTGAAAGTGGACCAACAAGCCGATGCGCTGTATCTCACCCTGAGCGAAGCGCCAGCGGCCCGTTCAGAGGAAGCATCGCCGGGGATCATTCTGGATTACGACGATCAAGACCGAGTGGTCGGTATCGAGATGCTATACCTATCCAAGCGAGCGCCGGGAGTCGAAGTTCGCAAATTGTTATTCGAAACGATCCCGGAATTCGCCTGAAGCAGGAAGGGCCCGCCGTGATGTCCCGCTTTCCATTGGCCAGCTTGCTCACAGGGTCTTTTTCACGATGGTCGGACCCAAGGACGGCTGGGCGCGTCTGGGGAAGAACCTGAAGGCGGAGATCGACGAGGAGCGCATCGAGGCCAATCGGGGCACGGTGTCGCTTCCCTTTGGACCGGGCGAGCACAAGCGCATCGCCGTGAAGATCGTAGACGACCGGGGCATCGAGAGCTTGAAGGTGATGGATGTGGATGAATGAAAACCAGAATTTCGCTACCCAGTGAACAAATCACCGATTATTACCGCATATGGCAGATTACCGAACTATCCTTGTTCGGTTCGGTCTTGCGCGATGATTTCCGCCCGGACATCGACGTGGAGGTGCGGGTACGCTTTCATGAAGATGCCCGCCATACCCTAAGTCCAATGAGAAGGGGTGCAGATCTTTTGCTTCTTGTTCCCAAGCTCCAGCTTAGGAACACATATGATTGGATCGGAATAGTAAATAACTTTGCAGATATAGCCTAGACCATCCCGAAAAAGTGGTTTCTCACAAGGTAGAAATTTTCTTTTACCGCACCGCGCCCTTCCAGATAAGGGCCGTGCCCCGGCAGGAGCAGTTCCACGTCCAGCTCCATCAGTCGGTCCAGGCTCTGCAGCAGGAGAGCATCGTTCCCCCCGGGAAGGTCGACCCGCCCCACGCTTTGAAAGAAAATCACATCCCCGGAGAATAAAGCCTTCTCTTCCTCCCAATACAGGCAGATGGAACCCGGCGCATGGCCCGGGGTTTCCAGCACTCGAAACGTTTCCGACCCCAACTGCAACCTGCCCTGCCGCAGGTGGAAGTCCACGCGGAAGGCGGGCACCTTCTTTCCTGTCATGGCCTCCCACTGGGCGCGAAACTCGGTCAGAAACGCCTCGGCTTCTTCATGCATGGCAATACGCGAACCTCTCGCCTGGAGAGCCGGAAGCGCTTCGCAATGATCGGGATGCGGGTGGGTGGTGACGGCCAGGTGGACATCCGAAAGGCGGAATCCGTCTTCAGCCATCCGCCGCTCCAGCTCAGGCAGGAGGTGCAGGTGTCCCGGGTCGATGAGCGTTCTCACCGGGCCGTCCACCAGATAACTGTTGCAGTTATTTTCCGTCAGTGATTCCCAAAGATAAACGTACAGTCCGTTGCGAAGCCTCATGTAACCTCCCTCAGCCGCACCCGGCACCCCGATCCCGCACGGCAACGCTTCGGCGATCGCCGCCGTCCCAACAGGC
This is a stretch of genomic DNA from Desulfoglaeba alkanexedens ALDC. It encodes these proteins:
- a CDS encoding DUF4258 domain-containing protein: MGPFPSWSLGTRGKKRQIKVDWMEQVLTAPEVIETDPVDPDLEHRLARIAEFVNRVLRVIVNAKKRPPHVVTAFFDRRRTTQ
- a CDS encoding murein hydrolase activator EnvC family protein, with the translated sequence MTKRMTDSLVVTLIALLAWVCTVPAGRAARPEGPAELASGADGRRERILDQLETLEAKMTRVASKLEEAAREREALEERRQDLEERLEQSRIALQALREKLESRLVALYKFSGMGYLFPLLTAGDLESGIHAVKAMGELLKSDKVLFAALNAEQTSLEALRRELEEKERSRAAVQSRLEEKKAVLEELRNEKIQLLVCLQEEPRLKAGEPGGAVFGERKSRAADPEADPVPFSQRRGQLPLPASGQVFTGKEGKKDSPYYSILYNNGIILRAPAGEPVKAIHPGVVVFAGWFKGYGNLMIIDHGQHYYSLMAHLDRLRKKAGDRVGESEVVGVVGETGSIDGPKLYFEIRHGGRPVDVRDWVNLGKVAKR
- the ftsE gene encoding cell division ATP-binding protein FtsE; translated protein: MSERRASPLRPGFGGSRPEAGAGGALIQCFNVGKRYVRGHEVIRDANLQIQQGQFVFLMGPSGAGKTTFLKLLLALEPLSEGQIVIDGRNLRRLPRRDIPALRRQVGMVFQDFKLLGSASVLKNVALPLEVVGRPSAYIQKKVHYILRFVGLEAKASLPCRQLSGGEQQRVAIARAVANDPKIVLADEPTGNLDECSSERVMELFKEIHFRGATVIVATHDARLPGLFPESRKVRIEGGRFHEDAPIGRQPCSGRPTGDPWL
- a CDS encoding nucleotidyltransferase, encoding MKTRISLPSEQITDYYRIWQITELSLFGSVLRDDFRPDIDVEVRVRFHEDARHTLSPMRRGADLLLLVPKLQLRNTYDWIGIVNNFADIA
- a CDS encoding cell division protein FtsX; amino-acid sequence: MVIERFLFHLRRAVENLKVNLFATSLSVLTLALCLLLLGTFSVAFWAVRQWVPQWMAEAKAVAYLRDGVSDDRLHALARELERWPEVDSVVPVPREEAWRRLQERLDRWRDVFDGFESNPLPDSLEISFRPGAVTAEEMDGLVEKIEAIAEVEDVYSGSVWQRKIEGALHLIQVVGIALVALLFFATTLIVSNTVKLTVLARRNEIEVYSIVGATEGFIRLPFVLEGLLQGVMGGVLAAGPLTFALLAARRILPEPLAETLALGPQEILECLFGLLLVGVLLSCLGSWLALRRFLKV
- a CDS encoding MBL fold metallo-hydrolase, translated to MRLRNGLYVYLWESLTENNCNSYLVDGPVRTLIDPGHLHLLPELERRMAEDGFRLSDVHLAVTTHPHPDHCEALPALQARGSRIAMHEEAEAFLTEFRAQWEAMTGKKVPAFRVDFHLRQGRLQLGSETFRVLETPGHAPGSICLYWEEEKALFSGDVIFFQSVGRVDLPGGNDALLLQSLDRLMELDVELLLPGHGPYLEGRGAVKENFYLVRNHFFGMV
- a CDS encoding DUF2283 domain-containing protein, encoding MKLKVDQQADALYLTLSEAPAARSEEASPGIILDYDDQDRVVGIEMLYLSKRAPGVEVRKLLFETIPEFA